A segment of the Brienomyrus brachyistius isolate T26 chromosome 13, BBRACH_0.4, whole genome shotgun sequence genome:
GTCCAGTATGTGTGCATATTACAGGTGCAGTGGATTCAGGAGCACTTTCATCGAGATGTTTTCGGTATTTTTATGACAATTGAAAGACGCCCGAGAAACTGATGGTTTTTCTAGCGGAGTTTTTGTTCCCAGTTTGTTTTTCACTCTCGATTTTCTTGCATTAAGTTCCTGGAGAATAAAATACTGCACGATGAGCCAAAGTGGGTTAAACGTGCGGTTCCTGTACCTTCTCTCTCTTTTTGCATGCGTTTTTTGCGCTTTAAGTGAAGAGCCGGCACGACAGGATGCTTTTTGTAGTAAAATCCTAATAGCTCCGGCTTTTAGAGGAGGATTTAAGGGGTTTCGCATGAGAGTGCAGGGAAACCGACATCATTACCGACCTGGAAGCACATACAGAGGTAATCTTGCATTTCATATAAACTTTAGAAGTACGACCCGCCGCATCTCTATTTATGAGTTTATTCTAGTGTAATGCGCTGTAAATCAGCCCATGGAATTGCTTTAACTCTTCGGTCATATACTCATGACGATAAGTACTTTGAACAAAAGACAAGTTGAGCCACACTTAGATGGGAAAATCTCCATTTCTCTAAAATTTCTGGCAGATAGAGAAAATGTAAATTTtagttaaattaataaaatgtattgaattgATGGATGCGTTTCCTTTTCTCTCTTTGTTCGTCTCCATCAGGTTATAAGTTACCATgggtttcttttttatttaactttatacaAAGTTTGCTAATTCGTGTGTCGCAAGTATATCGTGTTTTAGTTGGGTAGAACTATAAAACTAAAAGCTGAAAAATTACCCAGCCACTAAGGACCATATGCATGCACTTCAGAGTTTAcgtttttttattctttatttcaataatgcattataaaacaATAAGATTAAGAAGAATTGTAAGGTTACTTATGGCTCTGGCATTTTAGTGGCACCGTGTTTGCAGCCTGTCAGTCTCAGGTTGACATTATGCGCTCATTTTAATCACACGCTTGATTTGTCTCCTTTTATTTCCAGTGACTTTATCAGCGTCCGGCTCCGCGTATTTCAGCGGTTTTACTCTATTTGCTTTGAAGGAGGGTAAGAAGGGCGAAAATGCGGGCGATTATGCCGGTTCCTTTCAGGTaagatacaaaaaaatacaaaaatgcgcGCAGTTTGCGATGGCATCTCCAAGGAACACAGTGGCAATAATGAAATGCGACACAGGTCTGCAATAATCCGGAGCACAAAATTTCAACAAAAAACGATCATTAAAATACGAATAATTCTGATCCTATATACTACCTAACTTTGCCACCCAAAAGTACTTAACGTGGAAAGGGAAAGAATAAAAGCCGATTTGCTGCTGATTCAGTACTTTTACATTATAACCTCCCATCTCCATAACAACCTATCACTTTTACACATTATTTAAGCTATATTTCATTTGTCCTTGAAATATACAGTTAACCTCTGCTCGGTCCACTCTTAGGTCAATATTAAGCAGATAGTTCAGATTAAACATGAGCTCCGTATGAAATGACTGCTGCCTTGCAGCAGAAATTCGAAGTAGTCAAGGAGCTCTAATTTGTGGTTATGCTAATGCACTCACATTAAATCATAAAGATGGACAGTGCAATCTTTTATATTTAGCTGTAAATCTGCTGGGAGGCCAGTGTAGGGTTGATATATTCACACTGTTTAGGTTGGTAAGGACTGTTACAGCTGCCTTTGTACCGAATGGCTGGATGGCAGCTCTTAATGGAGACATATTTCTGAGTGCATGACAAGCCTCCCTGCCTCATACAGagagtatgcccccccccccccccatttcctgcTTGGAGAGGAAATAGCTCAGCATCTACACCTTACGTTCCAACCGTTCACTGTAgccattcgcagtaacacagaggAATGTGCATGTTTCAGGGAAATAGCGGAATGAAGTTCAGAGCCATACATCTGGAACCAATAAGGTTCTCCCGTCAAACAGAGGGTGCTCTTGCAGTGTTTCCGCAGGTAACATTTTGCCGTGACGGTCCGCCACACCAAAAAAAAGCACACCTCTGTCTAACCAATCAACCAAGCTAGTGCCTTGGTGTTGACTTGCTTTGGAAGCTCGATTCCCACCCACAGGGTTCCtgactctcatgcatctggcgtgacactttcagactctcacacaagacatcttacagcaaatctaaattattccattataaacctaacacCTTCTCCCCTCTTTATTCAACTGGCACCAATATCGGTTAGGAGGGCACAACAGCTGTTATTTTACCACCATGGAAAACTGAGTGGGAATGAAAATGTGTTACATATCCCATGTTGTTAGGCCGAGTCACATGCAGTACACAGTTAGGCTGAGTCACATACAGAGTTAGGCTGTGTGCAGTGAAGTTAGACTGAGTCACATACTGTACACAGTTAAGCTGTGTGCAATGCACTTTGGCTGAGTCATATGCACAGACTGTGCAGTGCAGTTAAACTGAGTCACATGCCCAGTTAAGCTGTGTGCGGTGCAGTTAGGCTGAGTCACATTTACAGTTAGGATATGCACAGTGCAGTTAAGCTGTTGTTACATTATTGAGTACATCACTGTAGATGGGCAGAGTGTTGAGCACTTCATTTAACAACCACTAAAAATGTAGTATAGCTGTCACTAAAAATAAGTAGCCCATATGAATTCATATAATTATTGTTTGTTTACCCTCCTTAGACAGAGAGGGGAACATGCCATCtctaaacaataataaaaagatTAATAACAATGAGCTGATGTCTGCATTTTTTTCAgtagtatcccccccccccccccccccccatttcatttTTCCCCCACCAAACCTGATGCACAGGAAACACTGTCATCCCTACCCAGAAGCGACTCTTAAATACATAAGTGCTCTGGCTCTGCTTAATACTAGATTGACAGGCATAGATTTCGGCGGCACATGGCTGGTGTGTGTGCTGTGACTGCATGTACACCAGCCCCGGTGGATGACAGCCTCCTAGAGAAACATAAGGCATTATATGGAGATCAAGAACATGATGATCAAGTCGTGAGCTTTTCAGCTTCAGGATTAACCAGCTTGATTGGCATGTGTTTTGACTTTGTATGCATGTGTATTTAGGGTGTATCAATGGGTTGCGCTAATGCTACACGCCGGTTCGAATCTTCCCTGATCTGTATGTGTGAAGCTGGCATGCCCTGCCTGTGTCATGCTCCAGTCCCTAGCCACAGTCCGAAGGCATTCAGCGAGGCAAACCCCTGTCTCTAAAGTTCCCATAGTGTTGGTGCCCCGTGGTGGACTGGTGTCCTGTTCAGGCTgtttgcccctccccccactactGCCTGGCATGAGTTCCAGACCCCCTGAGACCCTGATGAAGATCAGGAATTGAAAAGGGGATCGTTTAGCCAATTACTTATTTAGATGTTTGGAGATGTCCAGGCTGCCCTGCAACTCTGAGTAGCTTCTCAGAAATGTGTTGACCAGCGCGGCCTGTTTTCCGAGTAAGATGTGAGATTTTAAATTCAGCGCAGCACCATTCTGTGCTTAAAATTTTTATTAGCCGGTGAGGACCTCTGAGTTTGATAATCACACTAGGGAACACACTTTTATGGCTAATGATTTTTCGCAGCAAATCTGTCATCTGTTTGGTCTCAAAGATGTTCGGGTGACTGGATATTTGACCGGATGCCGAAATTTGGAACCTTCTTGTCTGTAGATGTCGCTCTTCATCACCCTAGAGGCAGACAAGCTCATTCGCGCTGCACTTTGGTGCCAGCTGCCTTTTACCTTATTGAACTTTATAGAAGTTTCACCAATATCATGGGGAGAATGATCTCCACTCTGCTCCAAGTGAACAGCAGACCCTCTGGGCCCAGTGATTGACGTGCTGGGCTGGATGGGAATGAGGAAGCAGCTTGAGAAGGTTCCGGCTGGTTCTGCGAGACGCGGTGAGAATCAGCGCCAGCCTCCACACCGAGACACGCTGTAATTTACTGATGCTCTTTGGTGGGCTGGATGCCCAGGCAGATGGTGATTCCAGGTCTGTGTCACATGGCTTATGGGAAAGATCTGAGCCGGGTCTCCCAGCAGAATTTCAGATTGTATCTCACCCCACATATTGCAGCAATCAGCGTGCGTTTATATGCCCCAATTCTAATTAATGGTACTTAAAATTCCAGACGTAGAACACAATTTTTCACAAATTTCCTAACACATTCTTGTGAAAGGTCTTCTCCCTTTTCAAATCACTTACAGTACAGCCCAAGGTCTCATTTTTTTAACAAGAAGTTCAGTTGGTGAAGCTACGTAACTCTTCTTGCTGCTGGAATCCATCTTTATCCACAGGTGATAATGAGGACGACTCTCAGTTAATGAGAAGCTGTCCCACCGCCGTGACCGAGATATCGCCCCGGAGGCGCACAAAGGTCCACGTGCTCTGGAAGGCGCCCCCTGTTGGAAGTGGCTGTGTCATCCTGAAGTAGGTCATCATTTAGGGCTGGTACCTTCTGTGAGACCAGCCGGGGGGTTTCTAGGATGTGGTACCATTGGACACCAAGGGTAAGGTGGTGCTGACCTTCAGTAGGGGTTCCCATCTTTTGATGACCCGGGACCATGTAGGTCTGGGTTGGGAATCCCTGACCTACTGAACATTCACACCCTACTGTCCTGGTTTCATCaaagacagatttttttttcccatccaGTTGACAACAATGAAAACACCATCATTCCAGTGAATGTGATGGGATCAGAGGGTTAGATGATTCCTTAGCTAGAAGAAAGCTGGTTGTTGTACTAACCGGACCTTGTTCTTCGCAGAGCGAATGTCCTCTGGAAGGGGGTCATTTCTTTCCGGGATGGGGCCTTAGTCACCAAGAGGATGTGTGAGGAAGGTATGAGCGTGTGCAGAGAGTGTAACGCACTATACCGCGTAAAGTTGGCCTTCTGGTGAATTATGCTCCCTCTGGGTGCTGATGACTCCCTACGACTCTGTGCTACGGCAGAGCAGCTTCAGGGGGTCGTGGAGGAGGCCACTCCATCATGCTGTGCCTGTGGGACGGCCATGTACAGACTGACCTTCTACGGGAACTGGTCAGAGGAGCTCCACCCCAAAGATTACCCCAGTGAGTTACAACCAGCGGCGGTATTTACCACCACTCACTTCATGCATTGCCGtagcgccccctgttggccacaaacagtcactacattaaatattaaataaatgtgtttgTTATTTAGAAGATGccagaagcagcatgttctgttAACCATCTAGTTTGCTATGATCTTCTgactcttgttttttttaatatttgggGGGGTCATTTGTGTGTGATTTTAGAGGGACCTGAAATCACTTTTTTGAACGCGGTCCCATGAAGAACAAACCAACCCCTGCTCCAACCTCCCCTCGTTATTTCATTGAGATGCATGGTTACTGCATTTATTATAAACCTATTCAGTGTAAATTAAATCTGCGTTCGCTCCAGTTCAGCTCCTGAAAGATCGTGTGAGTGATACCCTTTCAGCATCTTCTGGGGTCAGCACCCGCTTTCAGGAGCTTAGAACTAATTTTGCCTGATTTGAACTCTTTGAACACTTCACATCAAAACCTGAGTGACTGATGTTGAAGTGAAATTTTTCTAAGAAAATAAGTTCAAAAATCTTTTCTGTTCTCCGCAATAGAATACAGCCtagccttttgttctgtttaataatgaaaaataagtAATTAATGAAAATCATGActgacaataaaaaataattgaaaGAGAGAAGACAATGCTGCACGGAGCCTTTGTGAAACCATCGATGAAGCCCACTGGCTCTGCCTTCCAGATTAATTAGGAAATGATTTATAAGCTCTTTCTTGGCATTTCTCCAGGAACAGAGCTGCTATTCCAAATCACTTTGTAAAATATGACATTTAATGGCTAAAATTTTAAACAGTAGTAAAAATATCAACTTTTCCTTTAGTTCTTAAAAACACAACCCAATCCAGCCTTAACAAGGTATAGTTTTCTTCTCCCACTTGAGTGTCTCTGTCCAAccattcccagaatgcacctggGCAAGCCTGCCTAAAAATGTGTGCTACATTCTTAACACACCCGCACAGAGGTCTCCAGCCATTGGTCGGCCATCCTTGGGGCATCACATTCGAGGAGCTACCGGCTGTGGGCGTATGGGAGCTACGCCAGCGAAGGCGTCCAGCAGCTCGCAGAACAGGGGTCCCCTATCAGGATGGAGGAAGAGATCCGAGAGAAGGTGATGTGTGAGCGTGTGACCCCAGCGTGTGTCCAGTGCAAAGATCCAGCagccattcacacacatttaataTACTCACACAAATGCACTATAATTATATGTATTCACGACACTCTTGCATATCCAGTATACTCACACATATTCAGtatactcacagatattcactatATTCATATATATTCACTTTTCTCTTGCATATCAAGTATACTCACATATTCAATATACTCACACATATTCAGTTTGTTCATATATATTCATAATACTCTTGCATATTAACTATACTCATACATATTCTGCATGCTCATACATATccactatattatatatattatatattatataaattatatatattatatatactctTACATATTCACTATACTCACACATGTTCGCTATATTCACAAATGTTTGCTATATTCATACAATTGAGGAAAAATATGAAAAGGGAAAGAAACAGGTAACGTTATGTTAGGACAGCAGCGTTACTCAGTGGGCAGTACCGATATCTCAGTCCTGCATTgttggggttcaaatcccacttcCTCTCTAATAATCAATGCCATTCTGTGAAATCCAATTTGCATTGGGGAGATCAGCATAGTTCAGTTCTCAAGATCCAATACTTTCCTCCACCTCTAGTTTACAACAGAAAAGCTGTTCTGCATAATTTCACAGATGGGTGTGATCACAGGAAGGACTGCAGTGCATTTCCGAGGAGGTAGCATAACTCTGCACAGATGTAGACTGTGCGTGTCTTTCGGAGGGTGTAGATCTTCTGCAAGTCTTGGATCCTGGTGCTGGGGAAGCCTGGCCCTCCTCCAGCGTGGTGTGAGAGGACAGAATCGCATCTGACCCAAGCGAGCCGTGCTGTCCCCCCCCACAACTCCCTGGCTCATTTGCCTAATTAAATTGGGTTAATTCCAGAGGTAATTAACACAGCTATGACAACACAAAGACTGTACAAGGCTGAGTGCGCTGCAGGACCCCTGATAGCTGGCAGACTCTGGCACCTAGGGCTCTGTAAATTTGCACCGTAAAAGTGGAATTCCTACCCCCCAGGCAGAGAGCGTGTGTTTTGATCTGCTACAGGAGCCTCCCCCCCTTCTGGGCAGCGGGATAATTAAAATATGCTTGACATCGTATCTGAGCCGGCATTGCTATCGCTAAGCGGCACCCACAAGCCGCATGCTACGCCCTCCCAGTAAGTCCGATAAGCTAGAACATAAAAAGGCTGCTATGGAACAGCGAAGGAGACTCAAAGACATTTTATTTGTCCCTTAGATTGAAGCCTCTGACTTAAAACAGTTGCTCTGATTGTCAGAATCGTCACAGAAAGCACCAAAGCGGGCGAACGGACAAATGCCGATAACATGCCCCCGTTTTGGGCTGGGACTCTCACGGCTGATTGAGAGAGTTACTCAGACATGTTTTACCCTGTGGATAATGACTTAAGGGTGAAGCTAACCTTTTCATGTGGGCATTTACATAATGGCCTGAACAGACCAGGACCACTTAGGCACGTCGAAAGATGTTTCATTCCTCCACTCTGCAACCCACTGTACAAtccttttattttctatatatttaCTACCGAATTCTCTGACATTCTTGCACTGTAAATGTTTTTTGTCACGTATTATTTGTTACTGTCTATTGATGTATAAACCTGTAATTTCCTTCAGGATTCAtaaagtctgtctgtctgtctgtcagtcagtcATAGCCAAGGTCTACTTCTCACTCTGGCCCTGCAGGGTGATGAAATCCTGACTGTCATCAAGGCGAAGGCTCTGTGGCCGGCCTGGCAGCCCCAGGACATGTGAGTACTTGGTTATGAATGAGTACTCGGTCACATGTGAGTACTTGGTTATGCATGAGTACTCGGTCACATGTGAGTACTTGGTTATGCATGAGTACTCGGTCACATGTGAGTACTTGGTTATGCATGAGTACTCGGTCACATGTGAGTACTTGGTTATGCATGAGTACTCAGTCACATGTGAGTACTTGGTTATGCATGAGTTGTTGTTTACTTGGCCCAATGATTGActcctttgtttttgttgttgtgtgctgaTGCATGCATTTAATTATAAGaatacccaccccccccatccactcTATCTGTGCAGGAGGCCCCCACCCACGGTGGAGTTCCTGGTGGACAGAGTGCACCACATGCTGTCTTTCTTGACCATGCTGGGCCCCAGTCCGGACTGGGCGGTGGGGCTCTCTGCCCAGGACCTGTGTACCCAGGAG
Coding sequences within it:
- the LOC125706783 gene encoding spondin-1-like, with product MRKQLEKVPAGSARRGDNEDDSQLMRSCPTAVTEISPRRRTKVHVLWKAPPVGSGCVILKANVLWKGVISFRDGALVTKRMCEEEQLQGVVEEATPSCCACGTAMYRLTFYGNWSEELHPKDYPKVSSHWSAILGASHSRSYRLWAYGSYASEGVQQLAEQGSPIRMEEEIREKGDEILTVIKAKALWPAWQPQDMRPPPTVEFLVDRVHHMLSFLTMLGPSPDWAVGLSAQDLCTQECSWVQRLVRDLLPWDAGVDSGVSYESPAMPTVPRERIRPLTSQENPAGPFYDPEGRPLKPVARVLLERIAWKQGEQCSLTQDTGDDVIVDGKQRQEAADCRVGARPGCGSPFPGVHAARRILGNRLGGALKLRCALALRTGGICPGVAGAPRARNSRSQDVAVGIP